TATTTAAAATTATCCCTGCCTTTGCTTGTGTTTAGGGTTTTTGCAAATAACATAAACCCGACCTTTTCGTCGGACTATTTTGCACTGCGCGCATATTTTTTTTACTGAAGCTTTAACTTTCATACTTATTTATCTCGATAAACAATTCTTCCTT
This genomic stretch from Patescibacteria group bacterium harbors:
- the rpmJ gene encoding 50S ribosomal protein L36, whose protein sequence is MKVKASVKKICAQCKIVRRKGRVYVICKNPKHKQRQG